AGCTACATAGGCAGAGCGGTCAACTGCTTGGTTGTGGTCGGATTTGATTTCTCTCAACGAGTCTTTGATGGCTACTGAGGCCACGGCATTCTGATGCAGTTGTGCATGTGTGTACGTCCTGTGTATCACTTCGGAGCATACCAGAGGGCGAGCACCGTCGTGGATAGCTACGAGACCATCCGTGTCGATGAGCTGTAGTCCGTTGCGTACCGAATCGAAGCGTGTGTCCCCACCTGTGGTGACACGATGGGAGACAGGGAAGTCATGCTCCTCTACGAGTCTCTGCCAGGTCTCGAGGTGGGCTGCAGGCAATACCAGCAAGATGTGTAGATGCTTGTCGTAGTGGTGAAATGCTTCTAGCGTGTGCATCAAGATGGGTTTCCCTTGGAGCGATAGAAATTGTTTGGGGCGGTCAGCTTTCATTCGGCTGCCACTTCCTCCCGCTACGATGATGACATACTTATCCATACCTGAAAACAAAGGTCATAAAAAAGCTCCGATGATTCATCGGAGCTTTTGTTTTTTGTGATTTAGATAATCAGCATAGCGTCACCATAACTGAAGAACCTATATTTCTCTTTGATGGCTACTTGGTATGCTTCCATGATCAAGTCATACCCTCCAAATGCCGCTGCATTCATCAACAGTGTTGATTCAGGCAGATGAAAGTTGGTTAGTAGTGATTTTACAATTTTGCTTTCGTAAGGAGGGAAGATGAACTTGTCCGTCCAGCCTTCGTTTGGTTTCAGTCTGTCATTGGCAGAGACAGATGATTCGAGTGCTCTGAGCACAGTAGTGCCCACCGCACATACGTTGTGCTTGGTGTCGAGCGCGGTGTTGACGATGTCTGTAGTCTTTTCTCCTACCATGAAGTTCTCAGAATCCATTTTGTGCTTGGTGAGATCTTCTACGTCCACAGGCCTGAAGGTGCCCAGCCCTAAATGTAGGGTAATAGGACTCACGTCTACCCCCTGTAGTTCCAGTCTCTTCAGTACTGACATGGTGAAGTGTATACCTGCTGTAGGAGCAGCTACTGCACCGACCTTGTCAGCGTAGATGGTTTGGAATCTTTCTCGGTCTTCTTCTTCGGTCTTGCGAGCGATTTCTTTCGGCAGAGGTGTTTCTCCCAACTCATCGATGGTTTTGTAGAATTCCTCATCGGTCCCGTCAAACAGAAATCGAATCGTACGGCCTCTAGAGGTTGTATTATCAATTACTTCTGCCACGAGATCACCCTCACCAAAGTAGAGTTTATTGCCGACACGAATTTTTCTAGCTGGGTCGACCAGTACGTCCCAAAGGTGTAGCTCTTTGTTGAGCTCTCTCAATAGGAATACTTCGATCTTGGCACCTGTTTTTTCCTTGTTTCCATATAGTCTCGCCGGAAAAACCTTGGTGTCGTTGATGATGACACTGTCACCTTCATTGAAATATTCAATAAAGTCCTTGAATACTTTGTGCTCGATCTTTCCAGAATCCTTGTGTACGACCATCATTCTGGATTCGTCACGGTTTTCTGTAGGATAAAGTGCTAGTAGCCCTGGTGGCAGGTCAAACTTAAATTCAGATAATTTCATTCGTTAAATGTTTTGTGGACTGGAACTCGTATTGAATATTCTCTGAGAGAAGTGGAAACATTCAAATTCAATGGTTATGTAAGCGCATAATACGCTCATTCTATAAAAATAAGAGGGCAAAATTAGTGAATTGAAGTCATAAGTTGAGGAAAAGAAGCTAATAATTATGAGAGTTGAGTAAAATAAAAGGGAGACCATTGGTCTCCCTTTTATTTTATGTACGTTCTTTTCAGAACATCTGTTGGTTTTGTTATTCTGCTACTACAGTATCTGCTTCTACTTCTACAGAGTCCATTTCCATAGCTGTTGTATCTGAGTCTACCACAGCGCTATCGAGGACAACTTCTGTTTCTACTTCTACAATTTCTTCTTCTGTTACTTCTTCGCTTTGGCTTGCGCTACCTTGTGACGAACAAGAAACCATAGCAAATGATAGAATAAATGCAGCCACTAATAAATTAACGTTTTTCAAAATTTTCATTGGTAATAAGTTTTGATTTAAGACCATGAAAGTAGGTTGTTAATTTTGCATTGTCAACTCGCAAAGTGTACTTTTTTTATAATTATTAATAAAATAAAAAGATTCTGCTAAAAAGCATCTTAATCATTGTATTCATTCATGGTTCGTTGCGCTCCCTGTGTGCAAAACGATAAGATCATGTGGCAAGCCTTTTCTATTTTGAGGGGTAAGTCAATGAACTGATCTTTGGTGAAATTACTCAAGACATAGTCTGCTTGTTGGCCTGGATGGAAGTCATTGCCTACCCCGAATTTGAGTCGGGCATAGTCGTTGCCTCCAGTCATGGCGTCTATGTCTCTGAGTCCATTATGTCCGGCATGACTGCCTTTGACTCTCAGTCTTAGATTGCCATAAGGTAGCGCGAGATCGTCTGTCACTACGAGGATGTTGCTTTTGTTGACTTTGAGTTCTTGCATCCAGTAGTTCACTGCTTTGCCACTGAGGTTCATATATGTAGTGGGTTTGATGAGGTGGATGGTTCTACCCTTGTGTTTGAATTCGGTTTTGTTGGCAAGCTTGAGGTGTTCGAATGTGGCATGTTGATCTTCCGCTAGTTTGTCTAGTGTCAAGAAACCAATGTTGTGACGAGTGAGCTCATATTCTGGGCCGATATTGCCGAGCCCAATGATTAAATACTTCATATGTCAAAGGTATGGATTATCGTTTTTACTATAGAGGAGGTGTGGGTCAAAAAAGTGAAGGCAAAAAAAATCCTGTTCGTTTCTGAACAGGATTTTAAGTTTTTCAATCAAACGCTGGGTTATGCTTCCGCTTCTGCTTCTGCAGCTTCACCTTCGTTCAATTCACTTGCAGATTTTCCTCTTAGTGCTCTTGGGATCTCAGCTACTGCGATAGAGGCTTGTGGCGCATCTAGGATTTCGTAGTTTTCTGAAGTCAAGTCACCTACTTTGACTGCTTTGCCAAACTCGAGCTTGCTGATGTTTACATCGATGTGCTCAGGCATGTTTTTAGGCAAGGATTTGATAGACAAAGTTCTTCTTTTGACGATCAATGTTCCTCCGTTTTGTACCGCTGGAGACTGTCCTGTGATATGTACTGGGATGTCCATTTTGATGGTCGTGCCAGCAGTCCATTGTAGGAAGTCTACGTGTAGGATCATTTCACTTACTGGGTGGAACTGTATGTCTTGCATGATTGCATCGTACTCTGTTCCTTCTACGTTTACTTTCACGAAGTGTGCTTCAGAAGTGTAAACGAGGTCTCTGAAAAGTATAGCTGGAGCGTAAAAGTGGATCTGCTCTCCTCCACCATACACGACGCAAGGAATCATTCCTTCGTTGCGTAATTTTTTGGAGTCAGCTTTGCCGAGATTTGCTCTTTTATACCCTATAATCTCAATCGTTTTCATAACTTATATGTTTATTGTTCAAATAATTTGCTAATGGATTGGTGACCGTGAATTCTCTTGATCGCATCGGCGAACAAGGGAGCCATGCTGGCCACATGTATTTTGTCAGAGCTTCCCTTGAGTGGGATGCTGTCTGTCACTACGAGTTCTTCGAGTGATGAATTGTCCACGTTTTCGTAGGCACTACCTGATAAGATGGCGTGTGTACAAAAAGCACGGACGGATTTTGCTCCTTTTTCTTTGAGTAAGTTGGCTGCTTTGGTAAGCGTACCAGCCGTGTCGATGATGTCGTCTACTAAGATGACGTTTTTATCTGTGACATCACCAATTACTTGCATAGACGCGATCTCATTGGCTCTTTTACGGTGCTTGTCACATACGACCATGTCTGCTTTGAAAAACTTGGCGAATTCTCTTACGCGTTTGGTGCTCCCTACGTCAGGTGCTGCGAAGATGAGATTGTCAAGGTTGAGGTTGTTGATGTAAGGCACGAAAATCATGCCTGCGACCAAGTGGTCTACTGGTATGTCAAAGAATCCTTGGATCTGATCTGCGTGTAGATCACAAGTCATGAGTCGAGTAGCTCCCGCAGCTTGTACGAGATTGGCCATCAATTTGGCAGCAATAGAAACTCTTGGCTTGTCTTTTCTGTCCTGTCTTGCATATCCATAATAGGGTACAACCAGGTTGATGGTTTTTGCACTGGCTCTTTTGGCCGCATCAATCATCAAGAGGAGTTCGAGGATGTTGTCTGAAGGTCCATGAGTAGATTGGATGAGGAACACGTCACAACCTCTGATGGACTCGTCATAACTGTAGTATATCTCGCCATCGCTAAACTTTTTGGATGTGGATTTACCTAAGGGTTGACCGTACTTCTGAGCGATTTGTTCGGCTAGTGAGCTCGAACCTACGCCTGCAAATAGTTTAACAGATGACATTCTTTGGTGTTTAGTATTAACAAAAAATCCCGACAAAAAGCCGGGATTTTTTGTTGGTCTACTAGGGCTCGAACCTAGACTCTTCTGGACCAAAACCAGACGTGTTGCCAGTTACACCATAGACCAATCGTTTGCCCCATTTATTTGGGAGTACAAAAGTAGAATTTAGTTTCGCTAAATCAAACTTTTGGCGAGTAATTTTCTCTTTATTTCTACTCTTTTTTACTTCTTCTTTGATATCCAGTCTTTTGCGTTGACAAAAGCTTGAATCCATGGAGTCACGAGTTCGTTTCTGTCTTGCGGATAGTGTGCCCAGTTCCATGAGAATATGGATCGCTCTAGGTGAGGCATCATCGCGAGATGTCTGCCGTCTTTGGAGTAAACACCGGCTACATTATAGTCTGACCCATTCGGGTTGGCAGGGTAGGCGCTGTAGTTGTATTTGAGACAGATACTGTATTCGTTTTCGGCGAGTGGCAGCTCAAACTTTCCTTCCCCATGTGCTACTGCAATACCGAGACTGCTGCCAGATAGGTTGCCAAGCATGATGGAGTCATTGTCTGGGATGTTGACGGATAGGAATGTCGATTCGAATTTGCCGGATTCGTTGTGGTGCATTTTGGGATGACTGTCCATGTCTGGGAAAAGTAGTCCAAGCTCCATCATGAGTTGGCAACCATTGCAGACACCGAGGCTCATCGTGTCAGGTCTTGCATAGAAATCTTGAAGTGCCTTGTTTGCTTTGGCGTTGTATCGGAAGGCTCCCGCCCAACCTTTGGCCGATCCTAGTACGTCGGAATTGGAAAACCCTCCTACAAATACGATCATGCTGACATCTGAGAGATCATCTCTGCCAGTCATCAAATCGGTCATGTGTACATCTTTGACATCAAAACCTGCAAGATGTAGGGCGTATGCCATTTCTCTGTCTCCGTTGACACCTTTTTCACGAATGATGGCTGCTTTGATGCCACTTGTCTCTTTTCGTTGTTGATCTAGTCCTAGTTTGGAGAGGTCTCCTTGGAAACTCTTTGGGAAGCTGTAGATCAGAGGTTGACATTCGTAGTTGTCAAAGCGGTCTTTGGCTAGACTAGGTTTGGTTTGATGGGTGTCTAGTAGGTACGAAGTTCTCATCCAAGTGTCTCGTAGCTCGTCGATGTTTAGGTGAATTTCTTCTGCGTCTGATTTGACAATGAAGCTGCGTTCGTGATTGATCTGCCCGAGTGTGATGTAGTCAAGACCTGAGGCAGAAATTTCTGCTTCTTCAATGTCTCGCACTTGTAGTACTACTGCAGGACTTTCACTAAATAGGACTTGGCTCATCGATTGACCAAATGAGGACAAGTCTACCGTTGCTCCACTGCATATTGCAGGGAAATGCATTTCTAATAAGGTTGTGATTAGCCCACCTGCAGATACATCATGACCTGCCAAAACGTGATTTCCTTTGATCAACTGCTGTATAGTCGCAAAGGTCTTGATGAAGTGTGCGGGTTCGGGTGAACCAGCAGGACAATTGCCAAGTAAATTTTTTGTTTGTGCGTAGCTACTGCCGTCAAGGGAGAAGTTGCCGTCCGATAGGGGAATATAGATCAAGGAAGTGTTGGGGACTTCTTTGATGTCTGGAGTGACGGTTTGATTGATGTCGCTGACTTCTGCTACACTGGAAATAATGACTGTACCTGGTGAGTCCACTGTTTTGCCATCGCTATACTTTTGTGTCATGGATAAGGAGTCTTTTCCTGTAGGGATGTTGATTCCCAGTGCAATGGCATAGTCGCTGACAGCTTTGACCGCATTGTATAGTCTTGTTTTTTCTCCTTCGGTCTTGGTAGGCCACATCCAGTTGGCGCTCAGGGATATTCCTTCAAATCCATATGTCTGTGGTGCGAATACCAGGTTGGTCAATGCTTTGGTGATGGCCAATTGAGAGCCTTTGACAGGATCACAGATGGCTGCTACGGGAGCGTGTCCTATAGAAGTCGCGATCCCTTTGTTGCTGGCAAAATCCATCGCCATGACTGCCACGTTGTTGAGAGGGAGTTGGATTTCTCCACAGGTTTGCTGTGTAGCGACGCGTCCTGTGACGGATCGATCGACTTTGTTGGTCAACCAGTCCTTACATGCTACTGCTTCGAGTTGTAGGAGATGGTTGAGGTCCGATTCGAAGGTTTCATTGCTTGCTGTGACCGCTTTGTACTTTTTGTTGAGCGTTTTGTCCTCTAAGATAGTTTTTGGCGAAGAGCCAAACATTTTGTCCAGTCCCCAATTGACTGCTGCTTTTTCTTTTCCTTCACGAGCAAAGGTGAACTGCATGTCTCCGGTAGCTTCTCCTACTTCGAAGAAAGGAGCTCTTTCGCGAGCAGAGATTTCTTTGAGTTTTGGGATGGCAGATGCAGGAAGTGCGAGTCCCATTCTCTCCTGTGATTCGTTTCCGATGATTTCTTTGTCCGAAAGGGTAGGGTCGCCCACAGGGAGTTTGTTGATGTCTATTTTTCCTCCCGAATCTTCGACGAGTTCAGATAGACAGTTGAGGTGACCTCCTGCTCCATGGTCATGTACAGAGTGTATTGGGTTGTCGTCACCCTCGACCATCGCACGGATGGCGTTGGAGACTCTTTTCTGCATTTCAGGGTTGGAACGTTGGATGGCGTTGAGCTCGATCGCATTGGCAAACTCACCCGTAGTGACCGAAGATACAGCACTACCTCCCATGCCGATGCGGTAGTTGTCACCTCCCATGATGACGATTTTGTCACCTGTCAGTACTTCTTTCTTTTGGGCGCTTTCTTTCTTGCCATAACCTACACCTCCAGCCATCATGATGACCTTGTCAAAACCTTGCGTTTCGTTGTTTTCTTCGTGCTCAAAGGTCAAAACACTACCACAGATGACTGGCTGACCAAATTTGTTGCCGAAATCACTCGCGCCGTTGGATGCTTTGATGAGTATCTCTAGAGGAGTCTGGTAGAGCCAGTCTCTGGCTTGTATGTTGTTTTCCCAAGGCTTCTTGCCGTCGAGTCTTGGGTAGGATGTCATGTAGACGGCTGTGCCTGCGAGCGGGATGCTGCCTTGTCCACCCGCCATACGGTCTCTGATCTCTCCTCCCGATCCGGTGGCAGCACCGTTGAAGGGTTCTACGGTCGTTGGGAAATTGTGGGTTTCCGCTTTGAGCGAAATGACCGAATCAAAATCCTTGGTCTCGAAGTAGTCGGGTTTGTTTTGTGTCTTGGGAGCGAATTGCTGTACTCTCGGTCCTTCTATGAATGCAACGTTGTCCTTGTACGCCGATACGATTTTGCCTGGAGTGGCAGCAGATGTTTTCTTGATGAGTTTGAAGAGGGTGTCTTCTTTTTCTTCCCCATCGATGATGAACTTGCCATTGAATATCTTGTGACGGCAGTGCTCAGAGTTGACTTGTGAAAAGCCAAATACTTCACTGTCCGTTAGTTTGCGTCCGAGATCGGTCGCTACTCCTTCCAAGTAGGTGACTTCTTCGTCGCTCAGTGCTAGTCCTTCGGCTTGGTTGTAGGCGGAGATGTCGTCAATCTCTAGGATGTCTTCTGCGTCTTTGCTGATGATGAAAGTCGACTGATCTAATGTGTCGTATTTCTGGTTCAGCATGGGGTCAAAATTCCCTTCGGTGAAAAATTCCTCGATACGATAGATGCCTTCTATACCCATGTTTTGGGTGATTTCTACGGCGTTGGTGCTCCATGGAGTGAGCATTTCTTTTCTCGGTCCGATGAATGAGCCTGAGATGGAACCCACCTCCAAGTGCGTCGCTTCGCCGAAAAGCCAGTTGAGCTTTTCTATGTCAGTGGATGATAGTTGAGATTGTGAACCTACGAGGTAGTAGGTGGAGTCATTTTTCTTGAATATTGAAATCATCTATGGAAGGACTTTAATAAGCCGCAAAAATAGAAGTATTTGGGGAATTTATGGAGTGATGGCTGTTGAATATTTGAAGACGGTGGTTTGGCACTTGTAGGCTCTAATCACCAGAGGGTAGGTGATGGGGTCTGTCATGGTCTTGGTGCAGAAGGTCTTGGATGAGAGGAGTGGCGTTCTGTACGAGTTTGTGGTGGCCGTAGGGAAGGATGTGTGTGTGGTTTTGCGGGATTTGGGCCAAGAATCCATGATGTGCCTGAGGAGCTATGATCCTGTCTTTTGTTCCGAAAATGAAGGTGATTGGTAGCGATTGGCTATGGATGAGTTGG
The DNA window shown above is from Reichenbachiella sp. 5M10 and carries:
- a CDS encoding 2-C-methyl-D-erythritol 4-phosphate cytidylyltransferase produces the protein MDKYVIIVAGGSGSRMKADRPKQFLSLQGKPILMHTLEAFHHYDKHLHILLVLPAAHLETWQRLVEEHDFPVSHRVTTGGDTRFDSVRNGLQLIDTDGLVAIHDGARPLVCSEVIHRTYTHAQLHQNAVASVAIKDSLREIKSDHNQAVDRSAYVAIQTPQTFQVQTIRHAFATANPQQSFTDDASVLESIGGQINLVQGSYENIKITTPEDIILAEALLTHRKK
- the queA gene encoding tRNA preQ1(34) S-adenosylmethionine ribosyltransferase-isomerase QueA, whose amino-acid sequence is MKLSEFKFDLPPGLLALYPTENRDESRMMVVHKDSGKIEHKVFKDFIEYFNEGDSVIINDTKVFPARLYGNKEKTGAKIEVFLLRELNKELHLWDVLVDPARKIRVGNKLYFGEGDLVAEVIDNTTSRGRTIRFLFDGTDEEFYKTIDELGETPLPKEIARKTEEEDRERFQTIYADKVGAVAAPTAGIHFTMSVLKRLELQGVDVSPITLHLGLGTFRPVDVEDLTKHKMDSENFMVGEKTTDIVNTALDTKHNVCAVGTTVLRALESSVSANDRLKPNEGWTDKFIFPPYESKIVKSLLTNFHLPESTLLMNAAAFGGYDLIMEAYQVAIKEKYRFFSYGDAMLII
- the pth gene encoding aminoacyl-tRNA hydrolase, which encodes MKYLIIGLGNIGPEYELTRHNIGFLTLDKLAEDQHATFEHLKLANKTEFKHKGRTIHLIKPTTYMNLSGKAVNYWMQELKVNKSNILVVTDDLALPYGNLRLRVKGSHAGHNGLRDIDAMTGGNDYARLKFGVGNDFHPGQQADYVLSNFTKDQFIDLPLKIEKACHMILSFCTQGAQRTMNEYND
- a CDS encoding 50S ribosomal protein L25/general stress protein Ctc, with the protein product MKTIEIIGYKRANLGKADSKKLRNEGMIPCVVYGGGEQIHFYAPAILFRDLVYTSEAHFVKVNVEGTEYDAIMQDIQFHPVSEMILHVDFLQWTAGTTIKMDIPVHITGQSPAVQNGGTLIVKRRTLSIKSLPKNMPEHIDVNISKLEFGKAVKVGDLTSENYEILDAPQASIAVAEIPRALRGKSASELNEGEAAEAEAEA
- a CDS encoding ribose-phosphate pyrophosphokinase, translating into MSSVKLFAGVGSSSLAEQIAQKYGQPLGKSTSKKFSDGEIYYSYDESIRGCDVFLIQSTHGPSDNILELLLMIDAAKRASAKTINLVVPYYGYARQDRKDKPRVSIAAKLMANLVQAAGATRLMTCDLHADQIQGFFDIPVDHLVAGMIFVPYINNLNLDNLIFAAPDVGSTKRVREFAKFFKADMVVCDKHRKRANEIASMQVIGDVTDKNVILVDDIIDTAGTLTKAANLLKEKGAKSVRAFCTHAILSGSAYENVDNSSLEELVVTDSIPLKGSSDKIHVASMAPLFADAIKRIHGHQSISKLFEQ
- the purL gene encoding phosphoribosylformylglycinamidine synthase, translating into MISIFKKNDSTYYLVGSQSQLSSTDIEKLNWLFGEATHLEVGSISGSFIGPRKEMLTPWSTNAVEITQNMGIEGIYRIEEFFTEGNFDPMLNQKYDTLDQSTFIISKDAEDILEIDDISAYNQAEGLALSDEEVTYLEGVATDLGRKLTDSEVFGFSQVNSEHCRHKIFNGKFIIDGEEKEDTLFKLIKKTSAATPGKIVSAYKDNVAFIEGPRVQQFAPKTQNKPDYFETKDFDSVISLKAETHNFPTTVEPFNGAATGSGGEIRDRMAGGQGSIPLAGTAVYMTSYPRLDGKKPWENNIQARDWLYQTPLEILIKASNGASDFGNKFGQPVICGSVLTFEHEENNETQGFDKVIMMAGGVGYGKKESAQKKEVLTGDKIVIMGGDNYRIGMGGSAVSSVTTGEFANAIELNAIQRSNPEMQKRVSNAIRAMVEGDDNPIHSVHDHGAGGHLNCLSELVEDSGGKIDINKLPVGDPTLSDKEIIGNESQERMGLALPASAIPKLKEISARERAPFFEVGEATGDMQFTFAREGKEKAAVNWGLDKMFGSSPKTILEDKTLNKKYKAVTASNETFESDLNHLLQLEAVACKDWLTNKVDRSVTGRVATQQTCGEIQLPLNNVAVMAMDFASNKGIATSIGHAPVAAICDPVKGSQLAITKALTNLVFAPQTYGFEGISLSANWMWPTKTEGEKTRLYNAVKAVSDYAIALGINIPTGKDSLSMTQKYSDGKTVDSPGTVIISSVAEVSDINQTVTPDIKEVPNTSLIYIPLSDGNFSLDGSSYAQTKNLLGNCPAGSPEPAHFIKTFATIQQLIKGNHVLAGHDVSAGGLITTLLEMHFPAICSGATVDLSSFGQSMSQVLFSESPAVVLQVRDIEEAEISASGLDYITLGQINHERSFIVKSDAEEIHLNIDELRDTWMRTSYLLDTHQTKPSLAKDRFDNYECQPLIYSFPKSFQGDLSKLGLDQQRKETSGIKAAIIREKGVNGDREMAYALHLAGFDVKDVHMTDLMTGRDDLSDVSMIVFVGGFSNSDVLGSAKGWAGAFRYNAKANKALQDFYARPDTMSLGVCNGCQLMMELGLLFPDMDSHPKMHHNESGKFESTFLSVNIPDNDSIMLGNLSGSSLGIAVAHGEGKFELPLAENEYSICLKYNYSAYPANPNGSDYNVAGVYSKDGRHLAMMPHLERSIFSWNWAHYPQDRNELVTPWIQAFVNAKDWISKKK